Part of the Prosthecodimorpha staleyi genome is shown below.
CAATACGGACAGCGTATCCGGCACGATATAGATCCAGCCGGCCAGAAGACCGGCCGTTACCTGGATGGCGAAGAGCGCGAGGGCGACGGCGAAATAGGCCAGGGCTACCCGCTGGGTTTGATACTTCATGGGACCCTCCTGGTGGTTCGACCGGTACGGATGATCGGCATCCGTCCCGGAGGTCAGAACCACGATGTCTTTGACCGAGAGGTCGGGAACGGGACGGCCGGACGGCGTGCGGCCGGGACGGGACCTGTCAGCCGGAGACGTTCGGCGGCCAGCCCTGTGTGTCGATCTTGGCGGTCCACTCCAGGAAGGCGGCCAGATCGTCCAGCTCCTGATCGGTCAGGTTGAACTGCGGCATCTGGCGCCGGCCGGGCACGCCGGTCGGCTGCGCCTGCATCCAGGACTTGATCGTCTCGCGCGCGCCGGCCGGGTCCTTGTCGCCGCCGTAGCGGATGAAGACGTTGCCGAGCTCGGGCGCGAAATAGGCGCCCTCGCCGAGGATCGTGTGGCAGTCGATGCAGGCGTTCTTTTCCCAGACCCGCTTGCCGCGGGCGACCGCTTCGGTCAGCGGTGCGGACGCCGTGGACTTGGTCACCATGTAGTAGTGACTGTGCGCGGTCAGGCCGGCGAATATCACCAGGAAGACCAGCGATCCCCCATAGAAGATATTGCGCGCGGCCGATTTGGTGAAGGCGTCGAACATGGGACCCCCGTCATGAGCAATCGGCTTCGACGGGTATCGGCCGGAGGCGGCTCGGCCACCTTGATTTTTGGTAAGACCTGATGAACGGGCGGGAAGCCGGGGGCGAGAACAAAAAGGCCCGC
Proteins encoded:
- a CDS encoding c-type cytochrome — translated: MFDAFTKSAARNIFYGGSLVFLVIFAGLTAHSHYYMVTKSTASAPLTEAVARGKRVWEKNACIDCHTILGEGAYFAPELGNVFIRYGGDKDPAGARETIKSWMQAQPTGVPGRRQMPQFNLTDQELDDLAAFLEWTAKIDTQGWPPNVSG